In the Besnoitia besnoiti strain Bb-Ger1 chromosome XII, whole genome shotgun sequence genome, one interval contains:
- a CDS encoding hypothetical protein (encoded by transcript BESB_024050), with the protein MPTGFVSASGAHAELMRLGVQSKSLAQQLFDAYDPDPPEHAAKSISKPEGAEEYSSRMLELFDSLLSRSMEYDEDSGPAEDFLRRVADARNSGISAEEVLENLLYEIEQLLDAEAGIEESTNQNDIDIVKKLFVKKGKKTMLFRALDTFWMFVRTYKVAPGLTTTTTRRPPHTTRPRTTTSRPTTTRTTTRRTTTIRTTTTSTSTTRTTTTRTSTTSTTTTRTLTTSSTGTETSGTATTTSTASIDNTIFSTLRPLSTPAMIPGGTAEISVFLDVAARVLLNDICASDHSACTEQLEDSFHQAVHEESRESDFSRSRLAIGLMTPRRRGVVVVIYILEDDDLRFSSVLQKVLEDVPRCRSVDSSLAICRTPIGATFSRRRITPTVTSIRMIP; encoded by the coding sequence ATGCCAACAGGTTTCGTTTCTGCCAGCGGGGCGCACGCGGAACTGATGCGCCTCGGCGTACAATCAAAGAGTCTTGCCCAGCAGTTGTTCGACGCATATGATCCAGACCCGCCGGAGCACGCAGCGAAGTCGATTTCGAAACCGGAAGGTGCGGAAGAGTATTCGTCTCGAATGCTCGAGTTGTTTgactcgctcctctctcgctcaATGGAATATGACGAGGACAGCGGTCCCGCAGAAGATTTTCTGCGACGTGTGGCCGACGCCAGAAACAGTGGAATAAGCGCCGAGGAAGTCCTTGAAAACCTTCTGTACGAGATCGAACAATTGCTGGACGCTGAGGCGGGCATCGAAGAGAGTACGAACCAAAACGACATAGATATTGTAAAGAAGCTCTTTGTTAAGAAGGGGAAAAAGACAATGTTATTCCGCGCCCTAGACACCTTCTGGATGTTCGTGAGAACGTACAAGGTCGCCCCAGGACTAACAACGACAACGACACGGCGACCGCCTCATACAACTCGACCCAGGACAACAACTTCGCGGCCAACAACAACTCGCACTACCACGAGGCGAACCACGACGATTCGCACAACCACAACGAGCacctcgacgacgcggacaACGACAACACGAACCTCGACGACGAGCACCACCACGACTCGGACATTGACAACGAGCAGTACAGGGACAGAAACCTCTGGCACGGCCACAACGACATCAACGGCATCGATAGACAACACGATATTTTCCACGTTGCGCCCCTTGTCCACTCCGGCCATGATACCCGGTGGAACGGCGGAGATCTCTGTGTTTCTGGATGTAGCCGCAAGGGTGCTCCTGAACGATATCTGCGCGAGCGATCACTCCGCGTGCACCGAGCAACTAGAGGACTCTTTTCACCAAGCAGTTCATGAAGAGTCCCGTGAATCGGACTTCTCGAGGTCGCGGCTCGCCATTGGCTTGATGACCccacggaggcgaggagtAGTTGTAGTTATCTATATTCTGGAGGATGACGACCTACGCTTCTCCAGTGTATTGCAGAAAGTGCTCGAAGACGttccgcgctgcaggagcgtAGATAGTTCGCTGGCAATCTGTCGGACGCCAATCGGAGCCACGTTCTCTCGGCGACGGATAACGCCCACGGTGACGAGCATTCGCATGATCCCCTAA
- a CDS encoding histone H2Bv (encoded by transcript BESB_024030), with protein sequence MSGKGPAQKSQAAKKTAGKSLGPRYRRRKRTESFALYIYKVLKQVHPETGVSKKSMSIMNSFINDIFDRLADEAVRLIRYNKKRTLSSREIQTAVRLLLPGELSKHAVSEGTKAVTKYTTSGA encoded by the coding sequence ATGTCAGGAAAGGGTCCGGCTCAGAAGTCTCAAGCGGCGAAAAAGACTGCGGGGAAGTCCTTGGGACCGCGCTACCGCCGCCGCAAGAGAACTGAGTCTTTTGCTCTCTACATCTACAAGGTCCTCAAGCAGGTGCATCCGGAGACGGGTGTTTCGAAGAAGAGCATGAGTATCATGAACTCCTTCATCAACGATATCTTCGATCGTTTGGCAGATGAAGCAGTTCGTTTGATCCGTTACAACAAGAAGAGAACCTTGTCGTCTCGTGAGATCCAGACTGCTGTTCGTCTCCTCTTGCCTGGAGAACTGAGCAAGCACGCTGTGTCTGAGGGCACGAAGGCTGTGACCAAGTACACCACCTCCGGTGCATAA
- a CDS encoding PAN domain-containing protein (encoded by transcript BESB_024040), producing MQKNKGLFAVLAFLWEASYMTCGAGRVTAGTQRISEAIREHSFVQPEVKCFHPLNERSIARTYATHTGVKDAAACQELCAKESQCTHFNYNTESRSCELKIKNGSDVVAAPNVITGPKTCNTSCFTFGVGHTASEMARAEKKYSPFDCQSWCRDTIGCEYFTYNLNSSTCFLKGANAVGTERQYPGDMVGPKEFCSGGVEEETGEEAPQEKDAADGETQVSPAPRPEEQPGVEAGPSEQPSVPGLSPPDADHEKEELPPPVHRPGEGAEDQENRLPGQGAHPAAIPDTGLSSGLLCIHPHNKTSNAPIHKTIPDTRTPEDCHLLCWHDDQCTHFTYDFKSSRCDVRSGDSSNVSDAAHHVTGPKTCNASCFTIGQGHTAPEIVAAQNRYSAFDCQNWCRNTKGCMYFTYNTKGKKCFLKGANAHNTLRAYPDDLAGPRDYCPS from the coding sequence ATGCAGAAAAATAAAGGTTTATTCGCGGTCCTTGCTTTCCTATGGGAAGCCTCGTACATGACCTGCGGAGCTGGTCGTGTCACGGCAGGGACGCAACGAATCTCGGAAGCCATCAGAGAACATTCCTTCGTTCAACCGGAGGTCAAATGTTTCCACCCTCTGAATGAGAGATCAATCGCGCGCACATACGCGACTCACACAGGTGTTAAGGATGCAGCTGCCTGCCAGGAGTTGTGCGCGAAGGAAAGCCAGTGCACTCATTTTAATTACAATACGGAATCTCGGAGCTGTGAACTAAAAATCAAGAACGGGTCGGACGTTGTGGCAGCACCGAACGTGATCACAGGGCCGAAAACCTGCAACACAAGCTGTTTCACATTTGGGGTGGGCCACACAGCGAGCGAGATGGCCAGAGCCGAGAAGAAGTACAGCCCGTTTGACTGCCAGAGTTGGTGCCGAGACACAATAGGTTGTGAGTACTTTACGTACAACCTGAATTCAAGCACTTGCTTTCTGAAGGGCGCGAATGCTGTCGGGACAGAGCGGCAGTATCCCGGCGACATGGTGGGGCCTAAAGAGttctgcagcggaggcgttGAGGAGGAAACTGGGGAAGAGGCCCCCCAGGAGAAAGATGCGGCAGATGGAGAAACTCAGGTATCGCCTGCGCCACGGCCTGAGGAACAGCCAGGTGTAGAGGCGGGACCAAGCGAACAGCCATCTGTCCCGGGTCTCTCGCCTCCCGATGCCGATCACGAAAAGGAAGAATTGCCGCCGCCCGTCCACAGACCaggagaaggcgctgagGATCAGGAGAACCGGCTGCCAGGGCAGGGGGCCCACCCGGCTGCCATCCCGGACACGGGGCTGTCATCAGGATTGCTTTGTATCCACCCCCATAACAAAACATCAAATGCGCCGATCCACAAAACAATTCCAGATACTCGCACACCAGAAGATTGCCATCTTTTGTGCTGGCACGATGATCAGTGCACGCACTTTACCTACGACTTCAAATCCAGCAGGTGCGACGTGAGGTCGGGAGATAGTTCTAACGTCAGTGACGCAGCGCACCACGTGACTGGACCGAAGACTTGCAACGCCAGCTGCTTCACCATTGGACAGGGGCACACTGCACCCGAGATTGTCGCTGCACAAAACAGGTACAGCGCGTTCGACTGTCAGAACTGGTGCAGAAACACCAAGGGATGCATGTACTTCACCTACAACACAAAGGGGAAAAAATGCTTCCTCAAGGGTGCCAACGCTCACAATACGCTGCGTGCCTACCCTGACGACTTGGCTGGACCCCGGGATTACTGCCCTTCTTAA
- a CDS encoding hypothetical protein (encoded by transcript BESB_024020), whose amino-acid sequence MQALKKKSSLSGTARSGSSILGGAKKRQEQYSLPYEAYRHFAFFTALYLSVLGKPVAAPEVVDWYLAEKGYCVPSEVPNALTTRVYLRLVNNLVVDNCVGVAGADEDGNLRIEEGKMFPLWAWKDEVLEFDSKQQHAHRHLHSQ is encoded by the exons ATGCAGGCATTGAAAAAGAAATCGAGTCTCTCCGGGACGGCGCGGTCAGGAAGCAGCATCTTGGGAGGCGCGAAG AAACGGCAGGAGCAGTACTCGCTTCCCTACGAAGCTTATCGCcacttcgccttcttcacgGCGCTGTACCTCTCGGTTTTGGGAAAGCCAGTCGCAGCTCCAGAGGTCGTCGACTG GTATCTCGCGGAGAAAGGGTACTGCGTTCCCTCG GAAGTTCCGAACGCGCTTACCACTCGGGTGTACCTACGTCTCGTCAACAACCTCGTCGTGGATAACTGCGTGGGG GTCGCCGGTGCTGACGAAGACGGAAATTTGCGTATTGAAGAAGGAAAGATGTTTCCGTTGTGGGCGTGGAAGGACGAAGTCCTAGAATTCGACAGcaagcagcagcacgcgcatCGGCACTTGCACTCGCAGTGA